A genomic window from Erythrobacter sp. BLCC-B19 includes:
- the addA gene encoding double-strand break repair helicase AddA, producing MSGASGLVFPLQDNQLPAADPEENVWLSASAGTGKTQVLSARVLRLLLREDVSPSQILCLTFTKAGAAEMANRINAVLARWVRLDEVRLAKELGYLGADIGKATIERARSLFASVLDCPGGGLRIDTIHAFAQFLIGNFPEEANLAPGTKVMDDRSRELLAREVLTDLFESAERSGDARVLDGLRLFTTRKDPAALHTWLMRAAEAHDLWEGTGGWQSPMAARVRQTLDMPSDADEAWANEPLDPDLFPDEILISLLPALDGWKAKTGQETAAFIRQWINLGLADRVVAVAQFRKTLLKADGTPRKMDGAAKLDPDFLRHQDDIAEALDEFETRRAMLACAEIVTSALEVGRAFWLAWEERKAREGLLDFSDLIRKAAVLLGTSEAADWIRYKLDRAFDHILIDEAQDTNRSQWDIVEALIDDFFTGEGARGEKLRTVFTVGDYKQAIFGFQGTSPENFARAKTRIHTRIEAARQGIRQNRVNRAEPGWRDLDLGNSYRTANIVLTFVNRMIDALGFAEFGLDTPPPEHKGAERPGLVTLWPPVMPSGGEGDGDSADDDEESGNADADQTWLPKHDTLLAQKIADQVHDWISGAEPFVLEKGRRRHAQAGDVMVLVRQRKELAAQIVAKLHARGVPVAGVDRLRLGAPLAVKDVLAALRFAAQPLDDLSLANLLASPLVGWSQDDILAYVPRDKGVRLWDHLKRKDAPDTVAATAERLRELLRRADYQTPQALIAWLLTGPWQGRARLVERLGGEANDPLDELLNAAFAYEADHWPSLAGFIAWFDAGTGDLKRDSDSAAGQVRVMTVHGSKGLQAPIVILADATGAPGDKADLTLEDRVLGHDPERPRLVPIPPLGKDQTLGPLAEAAQAKLAALRQEHWRLLYVALTRAEEALFIGGSLNKKEARKREPHEESWYARLAPLFDAEQVDDPIWGWRKEWGARAQPLDEQTAPDPAEPAGPDLPRWASAPIGPEPRPPRPLAPSSAGEDTGAEPPLPPDAARHAARRGSLIHALLERLPDVAPADRSDAALRWLERQAADLAPDARAEMLDAALAVLGHPDFAAIFSPQALAEVPLAATVDGVVVAGTADRLLIEDTRVTVVDFKTTRRPPASAEAIPPSTLRQMSAYAAALEAIYPGREVRAGVLYTHAPVLYDLGPETLALHKNALQGAQQSFALPDIE from the coding sequence ATGAGCGGCGCGAGCGGCCTCGTTTTCCCCTTGCAGGACAACCAGCTTCCGGCAGCTGATCCGGAAGAGAACGTGTGGCTTTCCGCTTCGGCGGGGACGGGCAAGACCCAGGTTCTGTCCGCGCGCGTGCTGCGCCTGCTGCTACGCGAGGATGTCAGCCCGTCGCAGATCCTGTGCCTCACCTTCACCAAGGCCGGCGCTGCCGAAATGGCCAACCGCATCAATGCGGTGCTGGCGCGCTGGGTGCGGCTCGACGAAGTGAGGCTGGCGAAGGAGCTTGGCTATCTCGGCGCGGACATCGGCAAGGCTACAATCGAGCGCGCTCGCAGCCTGTTTGCCAGCGTCCTCGATTGCCCGGGCGGTGGCCTCAGGATCGACACGATCCACGCCTTTGCCCAATTCCTGATCGGCAACTTCCCCGAGGAAGCCAACCTCGCCCCCGGCACGAAGGTCATGGATGATCGCAGCCGGGAGTTGCTGGCGCGCGAGGTGCTGACCGACCTGTTCGAAAGCGCCGAACGCAGCGGGGATGCGCGCGTGCTCGATGGGTTGAGGCTGTTCACCACCCGCAAGGATCCGGCTGCCTTGCACACGTGGCTGATGCGCGCGGCCGAGGCGCATGATTTGTGGGAAGGCACGGGCGGCTGGCAGTCGCCAATGGCCGCGCGGGTGCGCCAGACGCTCGATATGCCGTCCGATGCGGACGAGGCATGGGCAAACGAGCCGCTCGATCCCGACCTGTTTCCGGATGAGATACTGATTTCGCTCCTTCCGGCACTTGATGGCTGGAAGGCCAAGACCGGGCAGGAGACGGCCGCCTTTATTCGCCAGTGGATCAATCTCGGCCTCGCTGATCGGGTCGTGGCGGTGGCGCAATTCCGCAAGACCCTGCTCAAGGCCGACGGCACCCCGCGCAAGATGGATGGCGCAGCCAAGCTCGATCCTGATTTCCTCCGTCATCAAGACGACATCGCAGAGGCGCTGGACGAATTCGAAACCCGCCGTGCCATGCTGGCCTGCGCCGAAATTGTCACCTCCGCGCTGGAAGTCGGCCGCGCGTTCTGGCTGGCCTGGGAGGAACGCAAGGCGCGCGAAGGTCTGCTCGATTTCTCCGACCTGATCCGCAAGGCCGCGGTGCTGCTCGGCACCTCGGAGGCGGCCGACTGGATCCGCTACAAGCTCGACCGCGCTTTCGATCACATCCTGATCGATGAGGCGCAGGATACCAACCGCAGCCAATGGGACATCGTCGAGGCGCTGATCGACGATTTCTTCACCGGCGAGGGCGCGCGCGGGGAGAAGCTGCGCACGGTCTTCACGGTGGGCGATTACAAGCAGGCGATCTTCGGCTTTCAGGGAACCAGCCCGGAAAACTTCGCCCGCGCCAAGACCCGCATTCACACGCGCATCGAGGCCGCGCGGCAAGGCATTCGCCAGAATCGGGTCAATCGGGCCGAGCCGGGATGGCGCGACCTTGACCTTGGCAACTCCTATCGCACGGCCAACATCGTCCTCACCTTCGTCAACCGGATGATCGACGCGCTGGGCTTTGCGGAGTTCGGGCTCGATACGCCGCCGCCTGAACATAAAGGCGCGGAACGGCCCGGTCTGGTGACGCTGTGGCCGCCTGTCATGCCTAGCGGGGGTGAGGGGGACGGCGATAGCGCCGATGACGACGAGGAATCCGGCAACGCTGATGCCGATCAGACCTGGCTGCCCAAACACGATACCCTGCTCGCGCAAAAGATCGCTGACCAGGTGCATGACTGGATCAGCGGCGCAGAGCCCTTCGTTCTCGAAAAGGGCAGGCGGCGCCATGCGCAGGCGGGCGATGTGATGGTGCTGGTGCGTCAGCGCAAGGAATTGGCCGCGCAGATCGTGGCCAAACTCCACGCGCGCGGTGTGCCGGTGGCAGGGGTGGATCGTCTCAGATTGGGCGCGCCGCTGGCCGTCAAGGATGTGCTGGCAGCGCTCCGGTTTGCCGCGCAGCCGCTCGACGATCTCAGCCTTGCCAATCTGCTCGCCTCGCCACTCGTCGGATGGAGCCAGGACGACATCCTTGCCTATGTCCCGCGCGACAAGGGCGTGCGGCTGTGGGATCACCTCAAGCGCAAGGACGCCCCTGACACCGTCGCCGCGACAGCCGAGCGGCTGCGCGAGCTGCTGCGCCGCGCCGATTATCAGACACCGCAGGCGTTGATCGCGTGGTTGCTGACCGGCCCGTGGCAAGGCCGCGCCCGGCTGGTTGAGCGGCTGGGGGGCGAGGCCAATGATCCCCTCGACGAATTGCTCAACGCTGCCTTCGCCTATGAAGCCGACCATTGGCCGAGCCTTGCTGGTTTCATCGCCTGGTTTGATGCCGGGACGGGCGACCTCAAGCGCGATTCCGATTCTGCCGCCGGACAGGTGCGGGTGATGACGGTGCATGGCTCGAAAGGCTTGCAGGCACCCATCGTCATTCTCGCCGATGCCACGGGCGCGCCGGGCGACAAGGCCGATCTGACGCTGGAAGACAGGGTGCTGGGCCATGATCCCGAACGCCCGCGACTGGTGCCGATCCCGCCGCTCGGCAAGGACCAGACGCTCGGCCCGCTCGCGGAGGCTGCACAAGCCAAGCTGGCGGCGCTGCGGCAGGAGCATTGGCGGCTGCTCTATGTCGCCTTGACCCGTGCGGAAGAGGCGCTGTTCATCGGTGGGTCGCTGAACAAGAAAGAAGCCAGGAAGCGCGAACCGCATGAGGAAAGCTGGTACGCGCGCTTGGCGCCGCTGTTCGATGCTGAACAGGTCGACGACCCGATCTGGGGCTGGCGGAAGGAATGGGGCGCGCGTGCGCAGCCGCTTGACGAGCAGACCGCGCCAGACCCCGCTGAACCGGCTGGCCCCGATCTGCCTCGCTGGGCAAGCGCCCCGATCGGCCCCGAGCCGCGCCCGCCGCGCCCGCTTGCGCCGTCAAGCGCGGGCGAGGACACGGGCGCCGAACCGCCGCTGCCACCCGATGCCGCGCGCCATGCGGCCCGGCGCGGGAGCCTGATCCACGCGCTGCTCGAACGCCTGCCTGATGTGGCTCCGGCCGACCGATCCGATGCCGCATTGCGCTGGCTTGAACGACAGGCCGCCGACCTTGCCCCTGATGCGCGCGCGGAAATGCTGGACGCGGCTTTGGCGGTGCTGGGTCACCCCGATTTTGCAGCAATCTTTTCCCCGCAGGCGCTGGCGGAAGTGCCGCTGGCCGCGACTGTCGATGGCGTGGTGGTGGCCGGCACGGCGGACAGGCTGCTGATCGAGGACACGCGCGTCACCGTGGTCGATTTCAAGACCACCCGTCGCCCGCCTGCCTCGGCCGAAGCCATTCCGCCGTCCACGCTCAGGCAGATGTCCGCCTATGCCGCCGCACTGGAGGCGATCTATCCGGGCCGCGAGGTGCGCGCGGGCGTGCTCTACACCCACGCTCCGGTGCTCTATGACCTCGGGCCCGAAACCCTCGCGCTGCACAAGAACGCGTTGCAGGGCGCGCAGCAATCCTTTGCGCTGCCCGATATTGAGTGA
- a CDS encoding PD-(D/E)XK nuclease family protein, which yields MAEPRKPGPLVYSIAAHRGFADALVAGIVPRYREEGFGLARLTLLVPSSRAARTLSEAFIRHAGENGQGGLLMPRMIAVGDLDLDEKLGAALDPLGASDIPPACDPVWRWLTLGRLIAEERKAEGMAPLPGRARLNLAREMSRTMDRLLVEEKAPEDLWAEPVLDQMGQLAEHWKRSIRLFARVNARWIDELGARGEVDAATRRNLLFDRASRRWKESPPAHAIIAAGVTSAAPALARLLRVIAELPQGAVVLPDLDLAMDAPAWDELGLAGASTTPGGPVFGAADAVTHPQYHLKLLLNRMGVNRAEVQPWHRRGIAAADPARSRAISALFLPPQASRAWIGLGAKERRLDGVRLMASATIEEEAQAIALLVREALEQPEQRIAVVTADRGLARRVGQHLERWNILADDSAGRPLALTPAGRLFGLLAEITANGPDPSNLVAAFGHPLVRGWDGAVRREWLIGLRAFDRELRGPAPAPGMEPLRDAATKAGVAEWWAEAEALVAALSDWPREIGLAEALARLAASAEAFARLAIWEREDGHALGQMVEELRSTADALGTVVETADLAGILRDAMEAVAVRPGYGGHPRVGIYGLLEARMARADLVICAGLNEGSWPQTPGADALLAPAILRALGVPGAEFRIGLAAHDLAGAMGAPQVVLSRSLRDAEGPTLPSRFLLRVEALLGDDLDTEHRERAIPAILPLLDRARLRAPSYPRPEPMPSPDQRRVPIKVTALDRLLGDPYQFYALAILDLRQLQPLAADPFSDPALRGTLVHAILDKWHKARAAGADTPLGPFAAAYFDRERVHPLFRALWQPRLIAALERFEGWLEAAVAEGRTVLATEISGEMEVDGVKVQGRADRIDRLADGTLAIVDYKTGRVPTKDAVKAGFALQLGLLGLIAEHGRFADKETGKVVQGVASDFEYWSFKKDDGSFGKRETPMKVGQAKKGLLPEEFLPHHRDKLRFAIHEYINGSEPFTARANPDYQGYNEYDQLMRLEEWLVRLTEPEASQ from the coding sequence GTGGCTGAGCCCCGCAAGCCCGGCCCGCTCGTCTATTCGATTGCCGCGCATCGCGGTTTTGCCGATGCGCTCGTCGCCGGGATCGTGCCGCGTTACCGCGAAGAGGGTTTCGGTCTCGCGCGATTGACCCTGCTGGTGCCGAGCAGCCGCGCCGCGCGCACGCTGTCCGAGGCTTTCATCCGCCACGCTGGCGAGAACGGCCAGGGCGGCTTGCTGATGCCGCGCATGATCGCGGTGGGTGATCTTGATCTCGACGAAAAGCTCGGCGCGGCGCTCGATCCGCTTGGCGCGTCCGACATCCCTCCTGCCTGCGATCCGGTGTGGCGCTGGCTGACGCTGGGACGGCTGATTGCCGAGGAGCGCAAGGCCGAAGGCATGGCGCCCCTGCCCGGACGCGCGCGGCTCAATCTCGCTCGGGAAATGTCGCGAACCATGGACCGGCTGCTGGTCGAGGAAAAGGCGCCCGAAGACCTATGGGCCGAGCCGGTGCTCGATCAGATGGGCCAGCTTGCCGAGCACTGGAAGCGTTCGATCCGGCTGTTTGCGCGGGTCAATGCGCGCTGGATCGATGAACTGGGCGCGCGCGGTGAAGTCGATGCGGCGACGCGGCGCAACCTGCTCTTCGACCGCGCGTCGCGCCGCTGGAAGGAAAGCCCGCCTGCGCACGCGATCATTGCTGCCGGTGTGACCAGTGCAGCGCCTGCGCTGGCGCGGCTCCTGCGCGTGATTGCCGAACTGCCGCAGGGCGCTGTGGTGCTCCCCGATCTTGACCTTGCGATGGACGCGCCTGCGTGGGACGAACTGGGCCTTGCCGGTGCCTCGACCACGCCGGGCGGCCCGGTTTTCGGCGCGGCCGATGCGGTCACCCACCCGCAATATCACCTCAAGCTTCTGCTCAATCGCATGGGCGTGAACCGGGCCGAGGTGCAGCCCTGGCACCGCCGGGGGATCGCCGCCGCCGACCCTGCGCGCAGCCGCGCGATTTCGGCGCTGTTCCTGCCCCCGCAGGCGAGCCGCGCGTGGATTGGCCTTGGGGCAAAAGAGCGCCGGCTCGATGGCGTGCGCCTGATGGCGAGCGCCACGATCGAGGAGGAGGCGCAAGCCATTGCCTTGCTTGTGCGTGAGGCGCTGGAGCAGCCCGAACAGCGCATCGCGGTCGTCACCGCCGATCGCGGCCTTGCGCGGCGCGTCGGTCAGCATCTCGAACGCTGGAATATCCTTGCCGATGACAGTGCCGGGCGCCCGCTCGCGCTGACCCCGGCGGGACGCCTGTTCGGTCTGCTGGCCGAGATCACTGCGAACGGCCCTGATCCCTCGAACCTTGTTGCTGCCTTTGGCCACCCCTTGGTGCGGGGCTGGGACGGCGCGGTGCGGCGGGAATGGTTGATCGGCCTGCGCGCCTTCGACCGCGAGCTGCGTGGCCCTGCGCCTGCGCCGGGCATGGAGCCCCTGCGCGATGCTGCGACAAAGGCCGGGGTGGCCGAATGGTGGGCTGAAGCCGAGGCGCTGGTGGCTGCGTTATCCGATTGGCCGCGTGAGATTGGACTTGCCGAGGCGCTTGCGCGGCTCGCGGCATCGGCCGAAGCATTTGCCCGCCTCGCCATTTGGGAGCGCGAGGATGGCCACGCGCTCGGCCAGATGGTTGAGGAACTTCGCTCCACCGCCGATGCGCTGGGCACCGTCGTCGAGACAGCTGATCTTGCCGGTATCTTGCGCGATGCGATGGAGGCGGTCGCCGTGCGCCCCGGTTATGGCGGTCACCCGCGTGTCGGGATCTATGGCTTGCTCGAAGCGCGCATGGCCCGGGCTGATCTGGTGATCTGCGCCGGGCTTAACGAAGGCAGCTGGCCGCAAACGCCCGGCGCAGACGCGCTGCTGGCGCCCGCGATCCTGCGCGCACTGGGCGTGCCGGGGGCCGAGTTCCGGATCGGGCTGGCCGCGCATGATCTTGCCGGCGCTATGGGCGCGCCGCAGGTGGTGCTATCGCGCAGTCTTCGCGATGCCGAGGGGCCGACCCTGCCGTCGCGCTTTCTGCTGCGGGTTGAAGCCTTGCTCGGCGATGATCTGGACACGGAGCACCGCGAGCGTGCGATCCCGGCGATCCTCCCGCTGCTCGACCGCGCAAGGCTGCGGGCACCGAGCTATCCGCGCCCTGAGCCAATGCCATCGCCTGACCAGCGCCGCGTCCCGATCAAGGTGACCGCGCTCGACCGGCTGCTGGGCGATCCTTACCAATTCTACGCGCTGGCGATCCTCGATCTGAGGCAATTGCAGCCGCTTGCCGCTGACCCCTTCAGCGATCCGGCGCTGCGAGGCACGCTGGTGCACGCAATCCTCGACAAGTGGCACAAGGCCAGAGCCGCAGGCGCTGACACGCCGCTTGGCCCCTTCGCTGCCGCCTATTTCGATCGCGAGCGTGTCCACCCCTTGTTCCGTGCGTTGTGGCAACCACGCCTGATCGCCGCGCTCGAGCGGTTCGAGGGCTGGCTCGAAGCCGCCGTGGCGGAAGGCCGCACCGTGCTTGCGACCGAGATTTCGGGCGAGATGGAGGTGGACGGGGTCAAGGTGCAGGGCCGCGCCGACCGGATCGACCGGCTCGCTGACGGGACGCTCGCGATCGTGGACTACAAGACCGGCCGGGTGCCTACCAAGGACGCGGTGAAGGCGGGCTTCGCGCTGCAACTCGGCCTGCTTGGGCTGATTGCCGAGCACGGCCGCTTTGCCGACAAGGAAACCGGCAAGGTGGTGCAAGGCGTGGCGAGCGACTTCGAATATTGGTCCTTCAAAAAGGACGATGGCAGCTTCGGCAAGCGAGAAACGCCAATGAAGGTGGGGCAGGCCAAGAAGGGTCTCCTGCCCGAGGAATTTCTCCCCCATCACCGCGACAAGCTCCGTTTTGCAATCCACGAATACATCAATGGCAGCGAGCCGTTCACCGCGCGCGCGAACCCCGATTATCAGGGCTACAACGAATATGACCAGCTGATGCGCCTTGAGGAATGGCTGGTGCGCTTGACCGAGCCGGAGGCGAGCCAATGA
- a CDS encoding nucleotidyltransferase family protein, with protein MSQLASDTAMILAAGLGKRMRPLTASQPKPLVRVAGKALIDHALDRLKDAGIARAVVNVHYLADALEAHVLARAAPQVTVSDERALLLETGGGMVKALPKLPDPFFALNADNIWLDGPKSAFHDLSRRWNPDEMDALLLVVPHARAMNFNGPGDFHMDPLGRLSRRRAGRIAPFIYTGIQLVSHRLMRDAPQGPFSTNLLWNRAMEEGRLYGISFTGLWFEVGTPQMIRPTEEALSGG; from the coding sequence GTGAGCCAGCTTGCCTCCGATACCGCGATGATCCTGGCCGCCGGGCTCGGCAAGCGGATGCGACCGCTCACTGCCAGCCAGCCCAAGCCGCTGGTGCGCGTCGCGGGCAAGGCGCTGATCGACCACGCGCTCGACCGGCTGAAAGACGCAGGCATTGCCAGGGCGGTGGTCAATGTCCACTATCTCGCCGATGCGCTGGAGGCTCATGTCCTTGCCCGCGCCGCGCCCCAGGTGACTGTCTCGGACGAGCGTGCGCTTCTGCTTGAGACCGGTGGCGGGATGGTCAAGGCCTTGCCGAAGCTGCCCGATCCGTTCTTCGCGCTTAACGCCGACAATATCTGGCTCGATGGGCCCAAGAGCGCCTTCCACGATCTTTCGCGCCGCTGGAACCCCGACGAGATGGACGCGCTGCTGCTGGTCGTGCCGCACGCCAGAGCGATGAACTTCAATGGGCCGGGCGATTTCCATATGGATCCGCTGGGCCGCCTCTCGCGCCGCCGCGCCGGGCGGATCGCGCCTTTCATCTACACCGGCATCCAGCTGGTCAGCCACCGTCTGATGCGCGACGCTCCGCAAGGGCCGTTCTCGACCAACCTGCTCTGGAACCGGGCGATGGAGGAGGGGCGGCTCTATGGCATCAGCTTTACCGGCTTGTGGTTTGAGGTCGGTACCCCGCAGATGATCCGCCCGACCGAGGAGGCGCTTTCGGGTGGCTGA
- a CDS encoding aminoglycoside phosphotransferase family protein: MSELPEGLAAFVETAGWGEAEVAPLPGDASFRRYFRLTQASGATAMLMHAPPPHEDPAPFLHVAHWLNDNGMRGPAILAEDASAGWVLTEDFGNDRMRDWLDLHPGEERAAYDAAVDALAALHRLPPGPFAPYDMAVYAREVALLTEWYCPAHGLDVDVDGHAAAWEQVLAPVLARQNPGVTVLRDYHAENIMLLGGRPGAPQGLIDFQDALVGHPAYDLVSLLQDARRDVSEELEAAMLRHYAAASGGTDHDFLADYATLGAQRNAKIVGIFTRLNARDGKPRYLAMIPRVWAALERDLAHPALAPVAAWFDANIPAELRAANGAFPA, translated from the coding sequence ATGAGCGAACTGCCTGAAGGTCTTGCCGCATTTGTCGAAACCGCCGGATGGGGCGAGGCCGAAGTCGCCCCGCTGCCGGGCGATGCCTCGTTCCGCCGCTATTTCCGCCTGACGCAGGCGAGCGGCGCAACGGCGATGCTGATGCACGCCCCGCCGCCGCATGAAGACCCCGCACCCTTCCTCCATGTCGCGCACTGGCTGAACGACAACGGGATGCGCGGCCCTGCGATTCTCGCCGAAGATGCCTCTGCTGGCTGGGTGCTGACCGAGGATTTCGGCAATGACCGGATGCGCGACTGGCTCGATCTCCATCCGGGCGAGGAGCGCGCTGCCTATGACGCGGCGGTTGATGCGCTCGCCGCGCTCCACCGTCTGCCGCCGGGGCCGTTCGCGCCCTACGATATGGCGGTTTATGCGCGAGAGGTGGCGCTGCTGACCGAATGGTATTGCCCGGCACATGGGCTTGACGTCGATGTCGATGGCCATGCAGCGGCGTGGGAACAGGTGTTGGCCCCGGTGCTTGCACGTCAAAACCCCGGCGTGACGGTGTTGCGAGACTACCATGCAGAAAACATCATGCTGCTCGGCGGCCGGCCGGGCGCGCCGCAAGGGCTGATCGACTTTCAGGATGCGCTGGTGGGCCACCCGGCCTATGATCTCGTCTCCTTGCTGCAGGACGCGCGGCGGGATGTCTCCGAGGAATTGGAGGCGGCGATGCTGCGTCACTATGCTGCGGCGTCTGGCGGGACAGATCACGATTTCCTCGCCGACTATGCGACACTGGGCGCGCAGCGGAATGCCAAGATCGTGGGCATCTTCACCCGACTGAACGCGCGCGATGGCAAGCCGCGCTATCTTGCGATGATCCCGCGTGTCTGGGCGGCACTGGAGCGTGATCTCGCGCACCCCGCGCTCGCCCCGGTGGCCGCGTGGTTCGATGCCAATATTCCTGCAGAGCTGCGCGCTGCCAATGGAGCCTTTCCCGCGTGA
- the tsaE gene encoding tRNA (adenosine(37)-N6)-threonylcarbamoyltransferase complex ATPase subunit type 1 TsaE produces MRENLPDLTAMAAYGARIAQQLRSGDVVALEGGLGAGKTTLARAILASLGHAGEVPSPTFTIIETYDSPPLRLAVIHADFYRLDDPSELAEIGLDDYREGAVLLAEWPDHAGGFGHEPGCLAIHLALVGESGEGGRIAIARAGQDWVGRMP; encoded by the coding sequence CTGCGCGAAAACCTGCCCGATCTGACCGCGATGGCAGCCTATGGCGCGCGCATTGCACAGCAGCTGCGCAGCGGGGATGTGGTGGCTCTCGAAGGCGGACTCGGTGCGGGCAAGACCACGCTCGCCCGCGCGATTCTCGCCAGCCTCGGCCATGCCGGGGAAGTGCCTTCACCCACCTTCACCATTATCGAGACGTATGATTCGCCGCCTTTGCGGCTCGCCGTCATTCATGCCGACTTCTACCGTCTGGACGACCCGTCCGAACTCGCCGAGATCGGGCTTGATGATTATCGCGAAGGTGCGGTGCTGCTGGCGGAATGGCCCGATCATGCCGGCGGCTTCGGGCATGAGCCGGGGTGCCTTGCGATCCATCTCGCCCTGGTCGGAGAAAGCGGGGAAGGCGGGCGGATTGCGATTGCCCGCGCAGGCCAGGATTGGGTAGGGCGGATGCCATGA